The Lucilia cuprina isolate Lc7/37 chromosome 5, ASM2204524v1, whole genome shotgun sequence genome includes a window with the following:
- the LOC111676070 gene encoding protein rhomboid-like has product MIFHEQQAEMLVVSKSKESEKNPTSTKNIPNENLTNLPNLLSSSALTTATRSQQQISAIQTFKKPNLDAAVVLNVKCHCDIENARCSSSNSYGYYHHHCMNSAYFYELPTKFALLPSVISGSGCGTNAAGVGARSECNEKQLYLADRKRCWPPPVFIVFISLLEIGVFLYDYITVRPQTELNSTSIPSESLLIYRPDRRLQIWRFLTYMVLHANWFHLGFNVIVQLLYGLPLEMVHGSARIATIYLAGVLAGSLGTSVIDSEVYLVGASGGVYALLAAQLANVMINFGQMRYGVSQLLAVLIFVFCDTGYAFYSKFIIEDSLDIIPSVSYIAHLTGSLAGFTIGLLVLTNFEHKTESNLIRWLAFGVYVSFTLFAIAFNLINTVIAQKLEEEGEVIKQHLFHDLGIS; this is encoded by the exons ATGATATTCCATGAACAACAAGCGGAAATGCTTGTTGTATCAAAGTCAAAAGAATCAGAAAAAAACCCCACTTCCACAAAAAACATTCCCAATGAAAATTTAACGAATTTACCGAATCTGTTGTCATCATCAGccttaacaacagcaacaagatCACAACAACAAATATCAGCAATTCAAACATTTAAGAAGCCAAATCTAGATGCTGCAGTTGTATTGAATGTAAAATGTCATTGTGATATTGAAAATGCCCGTTGTTCATCATCAAATTCGTACGgatattatcatcatcattgtaTGAATTCAGCGTATTTTTATGAATTGCCAACAAAGTTCGCATTGTTGCCAAGTGTGATTAGTGGCAGTGGTTGTGGCACTAATGCCGCTGGAGTTGGCGCAAGGAGTGAATGTAATGAGAAACAACTTTATTTGGCCGATAGAAAACGTTGCTGGCCTCCTCCagtatttattgttttcatatCACTATTGGAG ATCGGCGTATTTCTGTACGATTACATAACAGTAAGACCGCAAACAGAGTTGAACAGCACCAGCATACCAAGTGAGTCACTCTTGATTTATCGTCCAGATCGTCGCCTACAGATATGGCGTTTTCTAACGTACATGGTTTTGCATGCAAATTGGTTTCATTTGGGTTTCAATGTCATCGTTCAACTGCTCTATGGGTTGCCTTTAGAAATGGTACATGGCTCCGCACGTATTGCTACAATTTATCTAGCCGGTGTTTTAGCCGGCTCTTTGGGTACTAGTGTGATTGATTCCGAAGTGTATTTGGTGGGAGCGAGTGGTGGAGTATATGCGCTGCTAGCAGCACAATTGGCTAATGTCATGATTAATTTCGGGCAAATGCGTTATGGTGTCTCTCAACTCTTGGCCGTTTTAATATTTG TATTTTGTGATACGGGTTATGCTTTCTATAGCAAATTTATAATCGAAGACTCTTTAGATATAATACCCTCGGTATCGTATATTGCACATTTGACTGGATCTTTAGCCGGTTTCACTATTGGACTTTTAgtattaacaaattttgaacataaaacTGAATCGAATTTAATACGTTGGCTTGCGTTTGGTGTTTATGTGTCCTTTACCTTATTCGCCATTGCATTTAACCTGATCAATACTGTCATTGCTCAAAAACTCGAAGAAGAAGGTGAAGTTataaaacaacatttgtttCATGATTTGGGCATATcctaa